TCCTTGAAGCTTCATATGAGGCACTTGAAAATGGTTAGTCTATCAAGGTACCTAAGCTATGCTGGCCGAAACTGACGATGGAACTTTAGCGGGAATCCGCAAAGAAGATATCGATGGCAGCGATGCGGCTGTGTATGTCGGTTCTTTTGTCAAAGGTAAGTATATCTGATATTTGGTGAAATTCCTTGCTAATTCTGCTAGACTACGAGCAAGTCTGTCTCCGAGATCCGGATTGGCAGCCTCAGTACGCTGCTACTGGAAACGGCATTGCCATTATGGCAAATCGAATCTCGcacttcttcaaccttcacGGCCCCAGCATGACTATTGATACAGGCTGCAGTGGCAGTCTTGTGTCTGTTCACCTTGCCTCACAGAGCCTTCGGGCAAAAGAGACGTCACTTGTAGGTGTAATATCCACCATTTTCAATTCGTGCGTGGATGCTGACGAGTTTGTAGGCGATTGCCGCTGGGGCTGGTATGATTCTTACGCCCAATACTATGATGCCTATGACAGCTCTAAATTTCCTAAGCCCTCATGGTAAATGCTTCACTTTCGACTCTCGAGCCAATGGTTATGGTAGAGGCGAGGGTATCGGTGTTGTTGTCATGAAGCGTTTATCAGATGCCATTCGCGATAACGATACAATTCGTGCAGTTATTCGAGCAACAAAAGTCAACCAGGACGGTCATACGACAGGTAGGGTGGTTACTATTTGCTTCATAGCAGCAATACTAATAGTCAAAGGCATTACCCTTCCCAGCAAGGAGGCCCAAGTCGCCAACATTAACTCTGTTTACGAGTCTGCCGGCCTTGACTTCAGTCAAACAGGTTATGTTGAGTGCCACGGCACGGGAACTAAAGCTGGAGATTGGCGCGAACTAAAAGCTATTTCAGAGTCACTTTGCACTGTTCGCGACATCGATAATCCCATTGTCGTCGGCTCGATCAAGCCCAACATTGGCCATCTCGAAGGCGCCGCCGGTGTAGCAGGCCTCATCAAGGGCGTTCTGACTCTAGAACATGCCAAAATCCCACCCAATATCAATTTCGAGAAGCCCAATCCTGACATTGACTTCAAAGAGTGGAAGGTCAAGGTTTGTAGGAGCATCTTACTGCACTCAACTATCGCTGACAGTCGTAGGTACCAACCGAACTACTCGACTGGCCTGTCTGTGGCTTACGCCGTGTCAGTGTCAACTGCTTCGGTTTCGGAGGCACAAACGCCCATGTTATCATGGACGAGGCGCCTCGTTATCTGTCAGCGCGTGGACTTAGGGGGAACCACAACTCTTTTGAGGCGATCACCTCTTCCCGCAGAACATCCAATACCAAGGCATCGTTCGAGCCTCAGCTTTTTGTCTTCTCGTCCCACGACAAATTGGGTGTGCGGCGCATTATGGAATCACACATCCCTTACTTGGAGTCACAGGGGGAAGACGACACAGCCTTTTTGCACAATTATGCCTACACACTTGGCTCTCGCCGATCCAACCTTGAATGGAAGCATGCCGTGGTCGCGAAGTCTCGAGAGGACCTGATCGTCAAACTTCAGAACATTGACGAATCCTTATTCAAAAGAACATCAAAGAACAAGCAGCCCAATAtatgctttcttttttgtGGCCAGGGCGCTCAATTTGCGCAGATGGGTAAAGATCTTCTCCCCTTCGAAGCGTTCCACGATGCATTGGAAGCCGGTTCTCGATACATGAAGAACAAACTCGCCAGTGAATTCGACCTCCTCGAGGAAATTCTCAAAGACGAGGCCGAGACTCGAATATCTGACTCAAGAATCTCGCAACCCGCGACTACAGCTATTCAGATGGCTCTCGTTGACCTCTTGGATTCATTTCATGTCGCTCCTAATTATGTCATTGGGCACTCCTCTGGGGAAATCGCAGCAGCGTACGCATCGGGTGCTCtcaccaaggaagaagctTGGGAGGTTGCTTATTATCGCGGACTCGTTGCTTCGTCCCTTGCCATTGAACACACTCGCACACAGGGCTCCATGATGGTGGTTGGCCTTTccgttcttgatcttgacgaaAGTTATGATGACAAGACGTACCCTTGCGAAGTTGCTTGTGTGAATGGTCCTCGGTCCCTGACATTATCTGGCAGGAAGGAAAATATCGAGGGTGCCTTCAGGGAACTTTCTGCGAAAGGTATCTTCTGTCGCATTCTTCCCGTCAAGGTTGCCTATCATTCCTCGGACATGCTTAAGATTGAGAAAGAGTACAAGTCTGCTTTGAGATTGATTAATCCGCGTCAGCACCGGAAATCGGTTACAATGTTCTCTTCCGTCACTGGAGAGGAAATTGACGGGCACGAGCTTAACAACAAGTACTGGACTTTGAACTTGGTGTCCCCTGTCGTGTTCATGTCAGCTATAAGCACTATGCTGCAGCTTCCGTCCGACAAGTCCCCAGATATCATTGTTGAGCTAAGCCCTAGTTCAACTCTGCGCTCGCCAGTTCTCGATATAATAACATTCTTTGGCTTTCCGACTCCGCCCAGATATAGCACTATCCTTGACCGAAAGGTCCATGGCGCAATGTCGCTCCTAGGTACTATGGCCGAGCTCTGGGAATGTGGGTGTAAATTCAGCATGGAAAAGGTTGTCACTCGAGGGTCCTATCAGATACCCCTTAAATCTCTAGCTGATCTTCCACCTTACCCGTGGAATCACACTAGATCTTATTGGCACGAGTCTCATCTTGGTGAAGCAACACGATTCAGAGAGTTTCCTCGTCAAGATCTGATCGGTGCTCCCACAGGTGATGCTATCTCCTTCGAACCTCGTTGGCGGGGTTTTCTCCGCATTGCCGAGAACCCCTGGATCCAAGACCATCAGATACAAAAGACGATCATCTACCCTGCTGCTGGTATGATCGCCATGGCCCTCCAAGGCGCCTACCAGGCCACCAAGGGCCAAGAGAACGTCCTTGGATATGAAATCATCAACATGCGTATCGAAAGAGCTATGATCGTACCAACCACAGCACATGGACTGGAAATGGCCATGAACTTCAAGAGTGTATCTTGCACGTCTGTTCACAGTTTGCAAGGTGCTGCTTTTGACTTTTGCATCTATTCGAAGCAATTGAAATCTTCTTGGGAACAGAACGCTACTGGCCGTATCGAGGTGCGATATATGCGTGGGCAATGGAAGATTGCCTTTCAGAAACATCGCGAAGAGTACGAGTTGCTCAAAGGGTCCTGCCTGGAACCAGTTGTACCTCGACAACTCtatgagcttcttgacattGTGGGTATGAATTATGGTTCTCTTTTTCAGAATATCATCCACATACGCAAGAGCAAGGGCGCGTGCGTCACCAAGATACGCATTCCTGACACGCGCTCCAAGATGCCTGCAAAGTTCGAGTATGATCATCTAATTCATCCTGCAACTCTAGATTCCATGTTTCAAACACCCTTCGCTATCGAGAGTGAACCTATGGTCCCATCTTTCATTGAGAGCATTTTTGTTTCGGCAAAGGTTTCCAGtgacatcaacaaggaaTTTGATGGTTACTCTACCGCCACTCGAGTTGGTGTTCGCGACGCAAGCGCAGATATCTCCATGGCCCAGTCTGGCTGGGAACAACCATCAGTTATAATCCGTGGTCTCCGTTTCACTGGCATCTCTGGATCATCCCGAGAAGGGGACGGGTTTCTTCCAAATAACCGCACTCTATGCACTCAGGTCTCGTGGATGGAAGACATCACTTGCTCAAGGACAGAAAATGTCGAGGATTTTGTCAAAAGGCTCGCACATAAGCTGCCAGGACTTTCTATTCTCCAAGTTGGCGGTACATCTGACACCACACAGAAGATTGTCAGTGCTTTGACCAGCCCCGAGGGCCAAAGACCTTGGCTTTCTCGTTACACTTTAGCTGAGGCTAGCCCTGACGACAGAATTTTTGATATTGCGTCCGTTTTTGCAGGAACTGCTGCCGAGCCTTTCATCGAGAAAAGACCTGTAGATGGTTCAGAGCCTCTCCCTGACTACGACCTGATTCTTGTTTGTTCTCGAAGTGAAATCGACATCGCCAAGCTCAGTTCTCACTTGAAACGCCCCGGCTATATCATGGAAAACTGCCCGGATGGAAACCCCGACCTCGATGAGACCATCTCACATGATTACAACGAAGTTGATGGTAAGAAAGTGGAGATCAAACTTCGGGTGAATCGCAAGAACCTAGCTGAAGATTGGCTATCTGTCCCCGATGTTGCCATCCTGCTGCCCGACAATCCTCCTTCAGAGACGCAATGGCTTGCGGGAAAGCTTATCATGGAGCGCCAATCTAGCGTGCAAATGCGCACCATGCAACTCAACGAAGTCTTAAGCGATCCCTCAAGACTGAAGAACAAGATCGtcatctctcttctcgaCTTTTCAGCAGGATCCAATGCAGGTGCATGCGTCTACAACTGAACTGAGACAGAGTTCAACGCTTTCCATAGTGTTCATCAGGTAGTGAAGGGAATTCTCTGGATCTTCCCGCAGGCCCACATGGCCCGATGAATCCGAAAGGAGCTCCCGTCATCGCTCTTGCGCGCACACTCATGTCAGAAGAGCCCCTGAAAACATTTGTGACATTTGACTTGAGTATGAGCACACCTCTGAATTCCTCATCGGTTGTTCAAAATGTCAACAAGATCTTCCTTCAAGCATTCGTATCAGACCAAGGCTCTGGTCCACGTGAACTGGAGTATGCTGAGAGAAACGGCGTGATTTGCGTCCCCCGCCTCGTCCCTATTGGACCGCtgaatgatgttgttgagaatggcATTTCTAGCGAGGTCACCAAGGTATCATTCCACAGCTACCCACGTCATCTGAAGCTTCATGTCTCGCAACCCGGCCTCACAGATGATAGCTTGGTATTTACTGCTGGAACTAGATATGCTCCTCAGCCTGGGGAAGTTGAAGTTATATTCGAAAGCGCACCTCTCGACTTCATCGACTTGGAGACTGCCATGGGCAAAACCTTGGAATCTGAGGTTGGGTCTGAAATATGTGGCCGCATCGGCCGAATTGGCCGCAACGTTTCTGGATTCATGACGGGTGATCTTGTGAGCGGTCTTGTGACTAGTGGCTCCGTTCAAAGTAATGTCAACATAGACAGTCGCTTTGTGTCAAAGTGGTCATCTCGTCTTTCCTTTAGCCATTTCGTTAGAGCTTTTCATTGTTTTGATAAGGTTGGAAGACTTGGTCCAGGAAAGTCAGTTCTTATTCATGCTGGAGCAAGCGGAGTCGGGATGGCTGCTATTATAGTAGCCTTTGCACTCTCTGCCGAGGTGTTTGTGACCGTTATGGGACC
The window above is part of the Fusarium oxysporum f. sp. lycopersici 4287 chromosome 8, whole genome shotgun sequence genome. Proteins encoded here:
- a CDS encoding hypothetical protein (At least one base has a quality score < 10); the encoded protein is MENDIAIVGIGLRFPGDASSPEELWKVLERGESQWSEFPKDRLNIDGYYHPSSDRQGSISFRGAHFIKGNFASFDASFFSISAEDAKAIDPQQRILLEASYEALENAGIRKEDIDGSDAAVYVGSFVKDYEQVCLRDPDWQPQYAATGNGIAIMANRISHFFNLHGPSMTIDTGCSGSLVSVHLASQSLRAKETSLAIAAGAGMILTPNTMMPMTALNFLSPHGKCFTFDSRANGYGRGEGIGVVVMKRLSDAIRDNDTIRAVIRATKVNQDGHTTGITLPSKEAQVANINSVYESAGLDFSQTGYVECHGTGTKAGDWRELKAISESLCTVRDIDNPIVVGSIKPNIGHLEGAAGVAGLIKGVLTLEHAKIPPNINFEKPNPDIDFKEWKVKVPTELLDWPVCGLRRVSVNCFGFGGTNAHVIMDEAPRYLSARGLRGNHNSFEAITSSRRTSNTKASFEPQLFVFSSHDKLGVRRIMESHIPYLESQGEDDTAFLHNYAYTLGSRRSNLEWKHAVVAKSREDLIVKLQNIDESLFKRTSKNKQPNICFLFCGQGAQFAQMGKDLLPFEAFHDALEAGSRYMKNKLASEFDLLEEILKDEAETRISDSRISQPATTAIQMALVDLLDSFHVAPNYVIGHSSGEIAAAYASGALTKEEAWEVAYYRGLVASSLAIEHTRTQGSMMVVGLSVLDLDESYDDKTYPCEVACVNGPRSLTLSGRKENIEGAFRELSAKGIFCRILPVKVAYHSSDMLKIEKEYKSALRLINPRQHRKSVTMFSSVTGEEIDGHELNNKYWTLNLVSPVVFMSAISTMLQLPSDKSPDIIVELSPSSTLRSPVLDIITFFGFPTPPRYSTILDRKVHGAMSLLGTMAELWECGCKFSMEKVVTRGSYQIPLKSLADLPPYPWNHTRSYWHESHLGEATRFREFPRQDLIGAPTGDAISFEPRWRGFLRIAENPWIQDHQIQKTIIYPAAGMIAMALQGAYQATKGQENVLGYEIINMRIERAMIVPTTAHGLEMAMNFKSVSCTSVHSLQGAAFDFCIYSKQLKSSWEQNATGRIEVRYMRGQWKIAFQKHREEYELLKGSCLEPVVPRQLYELLDIVGMNYGSLFQNIIHIRKSKGACVTKIRIPDTRSKMPAKFEYDHLIHPATLDSMFQTPFAIESEPMVPSFIESIFVSAKVSSDINKEFDGYSTATRVGVRDASADISMAQSGWEQPSVIIRGLRFTGISGSSREGDGFLPNNRTLCTQVSWMEDITCSRTENVEDFVKRLAHKLPGLSILQVGGTSDTTQKIVSALTSPEGQRPWLSRYTLAEASPDDRIFDIASVFAGTAAEPFIEKRPVDGSEPLPDYDLILVCSRSEIDIAKLSSHLKRPGYIMENCPDGNPDLDETISHDYNEVDGKKVEIKLRVNRKNLAEDWLSVPDVAILLPDNPPSETQWLAGKLIMERQSSVQMRTMQLNEVLSDPSRLKNKIVISLLDFSAGSNAGSEGNSLDLPAGPHGPMNPKGAPVIALARTLMSEEPLKTFVTFDLSMSTPLNSSSVVQNVNKIFLQAFVSDQGSGPRELEYAERNGVICVPRLVPIGPLNDVVENGISSEVTKVSFHSYPRHLKLHVSQPGLTDDSLVFTAGTRYAPQPGEVEVIFESAPLDFIDLETAMGKTLESEVGSEICGRIGRIGRNVSGFMTGDLVSGLVTSGSVQSNVNIDSRFVSKWSSRLSFSHFVRAFHCFDKVGRLGPGKSVLIHAGASGVGMAAIIVAFALSAEVFVTVMGPNSDKQRAFLEESGVKKANIVHADSDLFTTVVCNRSGHGVDLVYNATQRHIEDNFKCVRRGGIVVQFSCRLPSPPPVHVLSSDVSLVNFDLQNMLKYDADYVAELVNELSRLVESSSDDLGNDLPLPEPMINIDINRIKEAFGLIEKNPFFGLVSITGGPDATPQVDMAIKKTIKPLHQALSGTDTYLLAGGLGGLGRSICELLVKNGARHIAFLSRTGTSSEASQRFFKDLCDKGIDSRVYKADLCDAEALTKVIKEEICQEMPPIKGVFQCAATIKDSIFSNMAYSDWTKAIRPKTVGSDNLVRAISANSEDPFFIFLASSAGVIGSRGQANYAAGNCFEDALALNLRLEGKHAVSIDLGPVLGAGMLADDEEILDILRASGFYGIRHEDFLTMITHAITAEISPGTPMPGRVIMGIGSGGLVRQNQPADPYWSRTALYSYLNLVDTSNPDLKVVDASNDFDLKSLLSCCSSTDVAAEIVTTGLSIMLAKAMNMLPEEIDTGKPPNVYGVDSLVAVGVRNWVVTNCGVEVSVFEVLSERTVAELAREIARRGGFGDEDK